A genomic window from Sorex araneus isolate mSorAra2 chromosome 2, mSorAra2.pri, whole genome shotgun sequence includes:
- the LOC101557383 gene encoding olfactory receptor 2G3-like, with amino-acid sequence MMINGSLAGDFILVGFSDQPQLEKILFVLVLIFYLLTLVGNTTIILVSCLDPMLHTPMYYFLTNLSFVDLCFTTSIVPQLLWNLHGPDKTITPVGCAIQLYVSLALGSTECVLLAVMAFDRYAAVCQPLHYATVMHPQLCHSLAGVAWLSGLGNTLIQGTITLRLPRCGNRRIYHFICEVPAMIKLACVDIHANEVQLFMASLVLLLLPLVLILISYGFIARAVMKIKSAQAWRKALGTCGSHLLVVTLFYGTITAVYIQPNSSYARSQGKFITLLYTVVTPTFNPLIYTLRNKDVKGALKRLVLKDYNKPK; translated from the coding sequence ATGATGATAAACGGGAGTCTGGCAGGTGACTTCATATTGGTGGGTTTCTCTGACCAGCCACAACTTGAGAAGATTCTCTTTGTGTTGGTGTTAATCTTCTACCTCCTGACACTTGTGGGAAACACAACCATCATCCTTGTCTCCTGCCTGGACCCCATGCTGCACACACCCATGTATTATTTTCTCACCAACCTTTCCTTTGTTGATCTATGCTTTACCACCAGCATCGTCCCACAGCTGCTGTGGAACCTCCACGGTCCAGACAAGACCATTACTCCTGTAGGTTGTGCCATTCAGCTCTATGTGTCTCTGGCACTGGGATCCACGGAGTGTGTGCTCCTTGCCGTCATGGCATTTGATCGTTACGCTGCTGTTTGCCAACCACTTCACTATGCTACAGTTATGCATCCACAACTTTGCCATTCACTTGCAGGAGTAGCCTGGTTAAGCGGACTGGGAAATACCCTGATTCAGGGCACCATTACACTGAGACTGCCTCGTTGTGGGAACCGTAGAATATACCACTTCATTTGTGAAGTACCAGCCATGATCAAACTGGCCTGCGTAGACATTCATGCCAATGAAGTCCAACTCTTTATGGCATCGTTGGTACTGCTTCTGCTTCCACTAGTGCTCATACTGATCTCATATGGCTTCATTGCCCGCGCGGTCATGAAGATAAAATCAGCTCAAGCCTGGCGAAAGGCGCTTGGAACCTGTGGGTCTCATCTTTTGGTGGTGACTCTCTTCTACGGGACCATCACAGCTGTCTACATCCAGCCAAACAGCTCCTATGCCCGCAGTCAAGGGAAGTTCATAACTCTTCTGTATACCGTAGTAACTCCTACCTTTAACCCTCTCATTTACACTTTGAGAAACAAAGATGTAAAAGGAGCTTTGAAAAGACTGGTACTGAAGGATTATAACAAACCGAAGTAA